A region from the SAR86 cluster bacterium genome encodes:
- the rnpA gene encoding ribonuclease P protein component yields MNSRKLKKYFYSSKNFRIFFNKNDIENIRVSVSKKIFSRAVDRNKIKRSIKETFRKNDLYAQEGCFVFFVFKPFFELKKNEASFEIINAVKSFNANNR; encoded by the coding sequence TTGAATAGCAGAAAACTTAAAAAATATTTTTATTCATCGAAAAATTTTAGAATTTTCTTCAATAAAAATGATATTGAAAATATTAGAGTATCTGTTTCAAAAAAAATTTTTTCTAGGGCGGTCGATAGAAATAAAATTAAAAGAAGCATAAAAGAAACGTTTAGAAAAAATGATCTTTATGCTCAAGAAGGTTGTTTTGTCTTTTTTGTTTTTAAGCCTTTTTTTGAATTAAAAAAAAATGAGGCTTCTTTTGAGATCATTAACGCTGTAAAATCATTCAACGCAAATAATAGATAA
- the rpmH gene encoding 50S ribosomal protein L34, whose protein sequence is MKRTFQPSTLKRKRTHGFRSRMSTKAGRAILSNRRKKGRKELSA, encoded by the coding sequence ATGAAAAGAACATTTCAACCAAGCACTTTAAAAAGAAAAAGAACGCATGGTTTCAGATCAAGAATGTCAACCAAAGCAGGCAGGGCTATACTTTCTAATAGAAGAAAAAAAGGGCGCAAAGAACTTAGCGCTTAA